A stretch of DNA from Serinibacter arcticus:
CTTCGTCCGCACCCGCGAGACGGCCGAGGAGGTCGGCGCCGCGCTGGCCGCGACCGGCGTCAGCGCCGCGTCCATCAGCGGTGACGTCGCCCAGCGCGACCGCGAGAAGATCATCGACCGTCTCCGTCACGGCCAGGTCGACGTGCTCGTCGCGACCGACGTCGCCGCCCGTGGTCTGGACGTCGACCGCATCGGCCTCGTCGTCAACTTCGACGTGCCGCGCGAGGTCGAGACCTACGTGCACCGCATCGGCCGCACGGGCCGCGCCGGCCGCACCGGCAAGGCGCTGACCTTCCTCACGCCGAAGGAGAAGCCGCGCCTGCGCACCATCGAGCGCGTCACCGGCTCCCGGATCACCGAGGCCGTCCTCCCGACGCGTCTCGACGTCGTCGCGCACCGTCTCGGCTCGGCCCTGGCCGGCGCCGAGCAGCGCATGTCGATCGGCATGCTCTCGGTCCACCGCGACCGCCTCGCCGAGCACGCCGCGGCGACCGGCACCGACGTCCTCGACATCGCCGCCGCGCTGCTCGCGCTCTCGGTCGGCGACACGGGCGCTCCCGCGAACGACGAGCTGTCCCTCCCGGACAACGGCAGCCGCGGCGAGCGCTTCGAGCGCGAGTCCCGCTTCGAGGGCGGCCGTGACGGCCGCGGTCGCGACCGGGGCGGCCGCGACGGCGCTCCCCGCACCGCGGGTGACGGCAACCGCTACCGCATCGCAGTCGGTCACCGCGACGGCGTGACGCCCCAGGGCATCGTCGGCGCCATCACCGGCGAAGGCGGCCTCCGCGGCGCCGAGATCGGCAAGATCGACATCTTCCCGTCGTTCTCCATCGTCGAGATCCCGCTCGGGCTCGACTCCGACGCCGAGCGTCGCATCGGGGCCGCGAAGATCGCCGGTCGCCAGCTGCGCATCAAGGCCGACTCCGGCCCGCCCTCCCGCGGTCCCCGCGACCGCAACGACGGCGAGCGTCCCGCGCGTCGTCCGCGCAGCTTCTCGCACTGAGCGGGCGCGGGGGTCCGCCCCGCCACCGCACGACGAACGGCCGTGACCCGCGAGGGTCACGGCCGTTCGGTCGTTCTGGACCGGCCGGCGCCGTCGTTCGCGGACCGACCCGATCGCTCAGGCGTCGGTGGTCGTCGGCACCGCGCGCGGCCACAGGTCGGCCTCGGGCGGCGTCCACACGTCGGCGTCCGCCTCGACCTGCTCGCCGGAGCGGATGTCCTTGACCGCGTCGGCCTCCCCGTCGGCGCCCGGGAACCAGACGAACGGGATCCCCCGACGGTCGGCGAACCGGATCTGCTTGCCGAACTTCGCCGCGGCCGGGGCGACGTCGCACGGGATGCCGCGGGCGCGCAGTCGCGTGGCGACGGCGTCGGAGGCCGCCCGGGAGTCCTCGTCCGTGACGGCGACGAGCACCGCCGTCGGCACGCTGCGGCTCGCCGTGACCAGACCGGCCGAGAACAGACGGGACAGCACGCGCGACAGACCGATCGAGATGCCGACGCCGGGGAAGGTGCGCGACCCGTCCGTGGCGAGCGAGTCGTAGCGCCCGCCGGAGCAGATCGAGCCGAGCTTCTCGTGGCCCACGAGGACCGTCTCGTAGACGGCGCCCGTGTAGTAGTCGAGCCCGCGGGCGATCGACAGGTCCGCGACGACGACGCCGGGCGCCCGCGTCTCGGCCTGCACCAGCAGCGCGGTGAGCGAGGCGAGCCCCACCTCGAGGTCGACGGCCTCCGGTCCGGTGACGCCGTACCGGGCGGCCAGGGCGCGCACCTGCTCGACGACCTCGACGCCGCCCGACAGGTCCGCGAGCGCGAGGCACGCGGCGACCTGGTCGTCGTCGGCCCCGAGCTCGGAGCGCAGGAGGGCGCCGACGCCGTCGGGACCGATCTTCGCGAGCTTGTCGACGGCCTGGAGCACGCCCGGCACGTCGGGCAGGCCGATGCCGCGGTAGTAGGCGTCGGCCACGACACGGTTGTTCACGAGCACCCGGACCGGCGGCAGCCCGATCTCCGCCAGCGCCGTCAGCGCCTCGGCCGCGACGAGCGGGACGTCGACCTCGTAGTGGGCGGGCAGCTCGCCGTCGCCGACGATGTCGATGTCCGCCTGGTAGAACTCGCGGAAGCGACCGTCCTGGGGGCGCTCGCCGCGCCACACCGGCTGCACCTGGTAGCGCTTGAACGGGAACGTGAGGTGGCCGGCGTGCTCGAGGACGTACCGGGCGAACGGCACGGTGAGGTCGAAGTGCAGACCGAGGTCGTCGTCGCCCGCCGCGGCGCCGGGATCGGCGTGCAGGCGCTGGAGCACGTAGACCTCCTTGGAGGTCTCGCCCTTGCGCAGCAGCTCGCGCAGCGGTTCGACGGCGCGGGTCGCCACGGAGGCGAAGCCGTGCAGCTCGAAGGTGCGGCTGATGATCTCGATCGCGCGCTTCTCGACGATGCGCTGCGCCGGCAGCCACTCGGGGAAGCCGGACAGGGGGTGGGACGGGCCATGCCCCGATCCTTCCAGACTCCTGCCGCGCTCCCCCACCCGGCCGCGGACGCTCCGGCGGCCGGACCGTCGACATCTCGTGACGCGGGAGAGCGGAGACGGTGAGACGATGGTCAGCCAGTCCTCCTGGTCCCCGCCGACGTCCCACTCTCCGACGACGATGCCGGTGGAGACACCGTGTTCGGTACGGTGGACCACGGACTGGAGGCAATCCAGACGGTCGGTGCCGCGGGCACCGACACAGGCGCGACGGACGGACGCCCGGCGACGGGCGTCATCATCGAGAAAGCGGTCATCTCGTGACTAGCACACCCGAATCCACGAACGACGAGCAGACGACCCCGGTCGTCGAGGCGAACCCGGACCCGACGACGGCGGAAACCGTGGTCGAGGAGGCCGGCGTCGTCGAGGAGTCGGCCCCGGTCGAGGAGGCCCCCGTCGAGGAGGCCCCCGCAGCGGAGGCTCCCGAGGAGGCGGCAGCCGAGGACGCGCCGCTCGAGGAGGCACCCGTCGAGGCCGACGAGGCCGCCCCCGCCGAGGAGGACGTCCCGACCGAGGTCGAGGACGCTCTCGAGGTCGAGGAGACCCCGGCCGAGGCAGCCGCGGAGGAGACCGTCGAGGTCGCCGCCGAGGACGCCGCCCCTGTCCAGGCCGAGGAGTCCGCTCCCGCCGAGGACGCCGCCCCGCGGCCGAGCCCGCCCCGGCCGACGAGCCCGCCGCCCCCGCGGCCCCGTCGCCGCGGCCCTCCCCGCGCCCCGTGCCGCGTCCGCTCCCCCGCCCGACGCCGAGCGCCGCCGTCGCCGTGCCCGCGACCCCGGTCACCCCGACCCGGCCGCCGAGCGCGCGGAGATCGAGGCGGCCTCCGTCTTCGGCTCCGTCGCCGAGGACGGCACGGTCACCGTGCGCGACGGCGAGGACACCCGCGTCGTGGGTCAGTACGCCGGCGGTGACACGGCCGACGCGCTCGGCCTGTACGTCCGCCGCTACCTCGACCTGAAGGCGCAGGTCGCCCTGCTCGAGACCCGCCTGCCGACGCTGTCGGTCAAGGAGGTCACGAGCACGCTCAACGGCCTGACCGAGCAGCTCGTCGAGCCGGCCGCTGTCGGCGACCTCCCGGCCCTCCGGGAGCGTCTGACGGCGCTGTCGGCCGCAGCCGCCACGCTCCAGGCCGAGGCGCAGGCCACCCGGGACGCCGCGCGCGCCCAGGCCGTCGTCGAGCGCACCGCGATCGTCGAGCAGGTCGAGGCCATCGCGGCCACGGAGCCCTCGCGGATCCAGTGGCGCGACGCGACCGCCAAGGTCACGACGCTCCTCGAGGAGTGGAAGACGGCCCAGCGCACCGGTGTGCGCATCGACCGTCCCACCGAGGACTCCCTGTGGAAGCGGTTCTCGCACGCCCGCACGAGCTTCGACAAGGCTCGGCGCGCGCACTTCTCCGACCTCGACCGTCGCAACAGCGACGCGAAGGGCGTCAAGGAGGGGCTCGTCGTCGAGGCCGAGGCCCTCGCCGGCTCGACCGACTGGGGACCCACGGGGTCCCGCTTCCGCGCGCTGATGGACTCCTGGCGTGCCGCCCCGCGCGGTCGCCGCAAGGACGACGACGCGCTCTGGATTCGCTTCAAGGCCGCGCAGGACACGTTCTTCGGCGCCCGGGCGCAGGTCAACGCCGAGATCGACTCGGAGTACCAGGCCAACCTCGAGGTCAAGCTCGCGCTGCTCGAGCGTGCCGAGGCGCTGCTGCCGATCACGGACCTCGCCTCCGCCCGCAAGGACATCCGTCCGATCCAGGACGCCTGGGACGAGGCCGGCAAGGTGCCCCGCGCCGACATGCAGCGCACCGAGGCCCGCCTCCGCGCCGTCGAGCAGGCCATCCGCGACGCCGAGCAGGCCGAGATGCGTCGCACCGACCCCGAGGTGAAGGCGCGCGTCGAGGGCGCGACCGCACAGCTGATCGACTCGATCACCGCGCTCGAGGCCGACCTCGAGACCGCTCGCGCGGCCGGCAACGCCCGCAAGATCAAGGACGCCGAGGCCGCCCTGGCCACGCGCCGTCAGTGGCTCGAGGCCGTCCAGCAGTCCCAGGACTAGAGGGCCGCAGGAGCATCGCTCCTGCACCGGACCATCCATCGGTCACGAACGGCCGGTCGCCTCGCGCGACCGGCCGTTCGTCGCGTCCGGGCACCCCGCCGTCGTCCACAGGGGGCGCACGAGGTCGACCGTGCGGGGCATCATCGCCCCATGGCGACCACCGCGACCCCGAGCACCAGGATCCCCACGGCCCCCGCCGCCCTCTGGCGACCACGGACCGCCGCCGCGGCGCGGTTGCCTCGCGACCTGCGCGACGTCCTCGGCGCGCCCGAGGGCTCCGTGCGGGGCGACCACCTCTGGGACGGGCCGGTCGCCGTCGACGTGCCGCTCTCGCCGGCGCTGCGGGCCCGCAGCGCCGTGCGTGCTACCGGCACCGGACCGCTCACGGCCGCACGGTCCGTCGACGGGGGACCCGGCGAGGGCGTGGTGTGCCTGCTCGCCGCCGCCTGGATCCACGCCGGCGGCCCGCCGCCCGAACTGCTCCACGTGGCACTGCGACGCCCGGTCCGCGCCCGGTTCGGACCCGTGCGCCACCGCTGCGTCGATCTGCCGGAGCGCGACGTCGTCGACGTCGGCGGAGTCCGGGTCACGAACCCGCTGGCGACGGCGTGCGACCTCGCGCGGGCCGTCGGCGCGACGCGGGTGGCGGGCCCGTCCGACGTCGCCCCGTCTGACGCGACCGATGCGCTGCGCCGCCTGGTCGCGGTGGTGGAGCGGAGCGCCGTACGGGCCAGGCTGCTGACGGCGCCGCGGGCCCGGGCGCGCCTGGCACGGGCGGCGCTGGACGAGCTCTGACCGCGAGGCCCGGCTCGGCCCCGGAGAGACCCTCAGGAGCGGGTGTTGAGCTCCGCCCGGCCCCCGGGGACCGGGGCGGCGTCGGGCCGGACCCCGGTGACGCGGTAGACGTCGAACACGCCGTCGATCTCCCTGACCGCGTTGAGCACGTGGCCGAGGTGGGCGGTGTCCCCCATCTCGAACACGAACTTGCTGACGGCGAGCCGGTCGCGCGACGTCGAGACGCTCGCCGAGAGGATGTTGACGTGGTTGTCCGACAGGACGCGGGTGACGTCGGACAGCAGGCGCGCGCGGTCGAGCGCCTCGACCTGGATCTGGACCAGGAACACGCTCTGGGCGTCGGGCGACCAGGAGACGTCGACGAACCGCTCCGGCTCGGCCATCAGCGCCTCGACGTTGGGGCAGTCGGCCCGGTGGACCGAGACGCCCTGACCCTTCGTGACGAACCCGACGACGGGGTCGCCCGGAACCGGGGTGCAGCACTTGGCCAGCTTCGTCCAGACGTCGTCCATCCCGGCGACGACGACACCGCCGCCCGCGCTGCGGGGTCGGGCCACCTGGGCGCCGGGCCGGGTCACCTCGGCGAGGTCCTCCGTCGTGCCCTCCTCGCCACCGAGGCTCGCCACGAGGCGCTGGACGACGTTGGCGGCCGACACGTGGTGCTCCCCCACCGCCGCGTAGAGCGACGTGACGTCGGGGTAGCGCATGTCGGAGGCCAGCGCCGTGAGCGAGTCGTGCGTGAGGAGACGCTGCAGCGGCAGGTTCTGCTTGCGCATCACCTTGGCGATCGCGGTCTTGCCCTCCTCGATCGCCCCGTCCCGACGCTCGCGCGTGAACCACGCCTTGATCTTGTTGCGGGCCCGGGGGGAGCTGACGAACGCGAGCCAGTCACGGCTCGGCCCGGCACCCTCGGACTTGGAGGTGAAGACCTCGACGGTGTCACCGTTGTCGAGGACGGACTCGAGCGGGACCAGGCGGCCGTTCACCTTGGCGCCGACGGTCCGGTGCCCCACCTCGGTGTGGACGGCGTAGGCGAAGTCGACCGGCGTCGAGCCGCCTGGCAGCGACATCACGTCGCCCTTGGGCGTGAAGACGTAGACCTCGTTGCCGGACATCTCGTAGCGCAGCGAGTCAAGGAACTCCCCCGGGTCGGCCGTCTCGCGCTGCCAGTCGACGAGCTGACGCAGCCACGGCATCTCGCCGCCGCCGCTCGCCGTCGCGCCGGCCGCGCCGGGCTGCTCCTTGTACTTCCAGTGCGCCGCGACGCCGTACTCCGCGCGACGGTGCATCTCGTGGCTGCGGATCTGGATCTCGACGGGCTTGCCGCCAGGGCCGATGACCGTCGTGTGCAACGACTGGTACATGTTGAACTTCGGCATCGCGATGTAGTCCTTGAACCGCCCCGGCACCGGGTTCCACCGCGCGTGCAGCGCCCCGAGCGCCGCGTAGCAGTCCCGCACCGAGTCGACCAGGACACGCACCCCGACGAGGTCGTAGATGTCCGCGAAGTCGCGGCCGCGCACGATCATCTTCTGGTAGATCGAGTAGTAGTGCTTGGGTCGGCCCGTCACCGTGGTGCGGATGCGCGCCGCCCGCAGGTCCTCGACGACCTTCTCGCGCACGATGGTCAGGTACTCCTCGCGCGCCGGCGCCCGCTCGGACACGAGCCGCACGATCTCGTCGTACACCTTCGGGTACAGCGTCGCGAAGGAGAGGTCCTCGAGCTCCCACTTGATCGTGTTCATGCCGAGCCGGTGAGCCAGGGGCGCGTAGATCTCGAGCGTCTCGCGCGCCTTCTTCTCGGCGGAGCCCGAGGACACGAACCGCCAGGTGCGGGCGTTGTGGAGCCGGTCGGCCAGCTTGATCACCAGGACGCGGATGTCGCGCGCCATCGCGACGACCATCTTGCGGACGGTCTCGGCCTGGGCGGCCTCCCCGAACGTCACCTTGTCGAGCTTCGTCACGCCGTCGACCATCCCGGCGATCTCGTCGCCGAAGTCCTTGCGGAGGGTGGCGAGCGTGTAGTCGGTGTCCTCCACCGTGTCGTGCAGGAGCGCGGCCGCGAGCGTGGTGGGCGGCAGGCCCAGCTCGGCCAGGATCGTCGCGACCGCGACGGGGTGGGTGATGTACGGGTCACCGCTCTTGCGCAGCTGGCCCTCGTGCGCCCGCTCGGCGACGAGGTAGGCGCGCTCGATCAGCGACAGGTCGACCCGGGGGTGGTTGGCGCGCACGACCCGCAGCAGCGGCTCGATCGCCGGGGGTGTCTGGTGCCCCCGCGACCCGAGTCGCACCAGTGTGCTGCGCATGCGCGACCGGGGAACCACGGGCTCGACGCCCCCGGGAGAGCTGCGGTGCCGACTCTCGTCCTTGCGCCCCTCGTCTGACATTGCCCCATTCTAGGCGGAGCGACGACGACGCCCGCACCGCCGGGTCGGCGGTGCGGGCGTCGTGGGTCCTTCGGGCGAACCGTCAGCGCTTGCGGCGCGGCTGCGACTGCGTCCCGAGGTGCACGCCCGGCACGGTCGCGGTGACGCGCTCGGCCTCGGGCCGGACGTCGGCGCTCGAGACGGTGGTCTCCTCGCCGGAGGCCGCGCGCAGCGCCAGCACCTTCGCCGTGTGTTCGCGGTAGGCGGGCCGGCGCAGGCGGAGGGCGGCCTCGAGCGGAGTCGCGAGGAAGATCGAGGACGCCGTCGAGACGATCATGCCGATGAAGATCGACAGCGCGATGTCGCGCAGCGTGCCGGCCCCGAGGAGGAACGCGCCGACGAACAGGATCGAGCCGACCGGCAGGATGCCGACGACGGACGTGTTGATCGAGCGGACGATCGTCTGGTTCACGGCGAGGTTGGAGGCCTCCTCGTACGTGACGCGCGACTGCTCGAGCACGTTCGCCGTGTTCTCGCGCACCTTGTCGAACACCACGACGGTGTCGTACAGGGAGTAGCCGAGGATCGTCAGCAGGCCGATGACGCTGGCCGGCGTGACCTCGAAGCCGATGCCGGCGTAGAGGCCCACCGTGACGATCAGGTCGTGGAGCAGCGCGACCAGGGCCGCCGCCGCCATGCTCCAGGTACGGAAGTACAGCGCCATCACGAAGGCGACGAGGATCAGGAACACGACCAGACCCTGGATGGCCTTGGCGGTGATGTCCGCCCCCCAGCTCGGGCCGATGAACGAGGACGTCACGGCGCTCGGCTCGACCTCGTAGGCCTCCGCCAGCGCGTCGCGCACCTGGTCGGTCTGCTGCTGCGTCAGCTCCTCCGTCTGGATCCGGACGCTGCTGCCACCGACGACGGAGACCCGGGCGACCTGCTCGGAGTCGACGTTGGTCAGCACCTCGCGGGCCGGCTCCGCCGACGTCGTGGCCGCGTTGGAGACGGTGAACTCCGAACCGCCGCGGAACTCGATGCCGACGTTGAGGCCGCGCACCGCGAGGAGCAGGCCGGACAGGATCACGAGGCAGGCGGCCGCGATGAACCACACGCGGCGACGGCCGACGATGTTGTAGCTGCGCTTGCCCGTGTAGAGGTCGTTGCCCAGGCGGGCGAACTGGCCGGCCATCAGCGGTTCTCCTCGGTCGTGTCGGTGCCGGTCGCGGGGACCGTGGCGCCCGTGTCGGGTGCGCCGTCCTGCGTGGTGAGCGGGGGGTCGAGCTCGCCCTCGGCCTCGGCGGCCGCAGCCGCCTCGGCGCGAGCGGCGTCGGCCTTGCGCTCGGCGATGGTGCGCGTGTCCGCCTGGACGGCGATCGCGGCGCGCTCCGCCGTGGTGCGGGCCCGGCCGCGGCCGGCGTAGGCCGCCACGGACGCCCCGAGGTGGACGGGGTCGAGGCCGGAGAAGCGGTGGCCCTGCCCGAAGAACTTCGTGCGGACGAGCAGCTTCATCAGCGGGTGGGTGAAGAGGATGACGACGACGAGGTCGATCACCGTCGTCAGACCGAGGGTGAACGCGAAGCCGCGGACACCGCCGACCGCGATGAAGTAGAGGATGACGGCGGCCAGCACGTTCACGCCGTCGGAGGCGAGGATCGTGCGGCGGGCCCGCAGCCAGCCGTGGTCGACGGCGGCCTGCAGCGTCCGGCCCTCACGCACCTCGTCGCGGATGCGCTCGAAGTAGACGATGAACGAGTCCGCGGTGACGCCGATCGCGAGGATCAGGCCGGCGACGCCGGGGAGCGAGAGGCGGTAGCCCTGCCACCACGACAGGAGCAGGATCACGCCGTACGTCAGGGCGCCGGCGACCACGAGGCTGGCGACGGTGACGATGCCGAGCCCGCGGTACTGCAGGAAGGAGTAGCCGAGCACCAGGACGATGCCGATGCCGCCAGCGAGCAGACCGCGCTGGAGCTGCTCCGAGCCGAGGGTCGCGCTGATCTGCTCCTGCGACTGCACCTCGAAGGTGATCGGCAGCGAACCGAAGTTCAGCTGGTTGGCGAGCGCGGTGGCCTCGGCCCGGGTGAACGGGTTGCCGGTCGGACCGCTGATCTGCGCCTCGCCGTTGGGGATCGGCGTGTCGACCGACGGGGCCGAGATGACCAGGCCGTCGAGCACGATCGCGAACTGGTTCAGCGGCGGCTGGCCCACGAGGGAGGCGAGACGCGTGGTCACGTCGCGGAACTTGTCCCCGCCCGCGTTCGTGAAGTTCATCTGCACGACCGGGACGTTGGTCGCGGTCCCGGTCGACGTGGTCTGGAAGCCCATCTGGGCGCCCGTGAGGTCCTGGCCGGTGAGCTCGGCCGGGCCGACGATGTACTTGCTGATGCCGTCGGGCGAGCAGGCCACGAGCGGCTGCTCGAGGGCATCGTCGCTTGCGCCGATGCGGTTCTCGGGCAGCGTGCAGTCGAGGCGGTAGAAGTCGTAGTAGACCTGCTCGGTGATCCAGGCGACGTCGCTCGCGCTGGTCGGCTCGGTGGCCGGGGTGTTCGAGAGCTCGCCGTCGCCGTCGGCGTCCGCGACGCTGAACGCCGCGGCGTCGATCTCCTCCTGCGTGGGCGGGGTGACCGGCGCGACGGGGGCGTCGGTGCCGTCTTCGGTGGCCGTCTCGCTCGGCGCCTCGGTGGGCGTCTCGGTGGCCGTCTCCGTCGCGGTCTCGGCGGCGGCCTCGGCCGGCATCGCGCCGTCGGCGCTGGTGTCGTCCGAGGCACCCTCCGACGGGCTCTCGGGCGCGGGGGCCTCGGTCGGGGCCGGCGAACCGGGGGCGGCCGGGTCCGTCAGGGCCGGGTCGGTGGCACCCGCCGCGGCCTCGGCGTCGGCCTGGGCCTGCGCGAGGGCGGCGATGTCGATCGGACCGGGGTTCGCGACGGCGAGCACCGTCCGCATGCGCATCTGGGCCGAGGCGGTGATGAGGGACACCGTCGTGTCGTCGACCTCGCCCGGGATTCCGACGACGATGTTGCTGCCGCCCTGGCTCGTGATCTCGGCCTCGGCGACGCCGGAGCCGTCGACGCGCTGACGGATGATCGCGATGGCCTGGTTCACGTCCTCGGACGTGACCTGCTGGCCGTCGTCGGCCCGCGGCGTGAGGATCAGCTGCGTGCCGCCCTCGAGGTCGAGCGCGAGGCTGGGCGAGAACGAGGCCCCGCCCTCCTCGTCGCCACCG
This window harbors:
- the hisS gene encoding histidine--tRNA ligase gives rise to the protein MVHRTEHGVSTGIVVGEWDVGGDQEDWLTIVSPSPLSRVTRCRRSGRRSVRGRVGERGRSLEGSGHGPSHPLSGFPEWLPAQRIVEKRAIEIISRTFELHGFASVATRAVEPLRELLRKGETSKEVYVLQRLHADPGAAAGDDDLGLHFDLTVPFARYVLEHAGHLTFPFKRYQVQPVWRGERPQDGRFREFYQADIDIVGDGELPAHYEVDVPLVAAEALTALAEIGLPPVRVLVNNRVVADAYYRGIGLPDVPGVLQAVDKLAKIGPDGVGALLRSELGADDDQVAACLALADLSGGVEVVEQVRALAARYGVTGPEAVDLEVGLASLTALLVQAETRAPGVVVADLSIARGLDYYTGAVYETVLVGHEKLGSICSGGRYDSLATDGSRTFPGVGISIGLSRVLSRLFSAGLVTASRSVPTAVLVAVTDEDSRAASDAVATRLRARGIPCDVAPAAAKFGKQIRFADRRGIPFVWFPGADGEADAVKDIRSGEQVEADADVWTPPEADLWPRAVPTTTDA
- a CDS encoding DEAD/DEAH box helicase; this encodes MSELSFADLGLPSDLLQVTADLGFTTPTAIQQQAIPVLLGGADIVGVAQTGTGKTAAFGLPLLAAIDPDLRVVQAVVLTPTRELAIQVSEAIGSFVPGGRRISVLPIYGGASFVPQLRGLERGAQVVVGTPGRVIDMIERKALKMGELRFVVLDEADEMLRMGFAEDVETILASTPDSKQVALFSATMPPAIRRVAETHLNKPVEITVSRQSSPIASVEQTYAIVPYRNKAEALARILATSDVDAAIVFVRTRETAEEVGAALAATGVSAASISGDVAQRDREKIIDRLRHGQVDVLVATDVAARGLDVDRIGLVVNFDVPREVETYVHRIGRTGRAGRTGKALTFLTPKEKPRLRTIERVTGSRITEAVLPTRLDVVAHRLGSALAGAEQRMSIGMLSVHRDRLAEHAAATGTDVLDIAAALLALSVGDTGAPANDELSLPDNGSRGERFERESRFEGGRDGRGRDRGGRDGAPRTAGDGNRYRIAVGHRDGVTPQGIVGAITGEGGLRGAEIGKIDIFPSFSIVEIPLGLDSDAERRIGAAKIAGRQLRIKADSGPPSRGPRDRNDGERPARRPRSFSH
- a CDS encoding DUF349 domain-containing protein, translated to MRDGEDTRVVGQYAGGDTADALGLYVRRYLDLKAQVALLETRLPTLSVKEVTSTLNGLTEQLVEPAAVGDLPALRERLTALSAAAATLQAEAQATRDAARAQAVVERTAIVEQVEAIAATEPSRIQWRDATAKVTTLLEEWKTAQRTGVRIDRPTEDSLWKRFSHARTSFDKARRAHFSDLDRRNSDAKGVKEGLVVEAEALAGSTDWGPTGSRFRALMDSWRAAPRGRRKDDDALWIRFKAAQDTFFGARAQVNAEIDSEYQANLEVKLALLERAEALLPITDLASARKDIRPIQDAWDEAGKVPRADMQRTEARLRAVEQAIRDAEQAEMRRTDPEVKARVEGATAQLIDSITALEADLETARAAGNARKIKDAEAALATRRQWLEAVQQSQD
- the secF gene encoding protein translocase subunit SecF; its protein translation is MAGQFARLGNDLYTGKRSYNIVGRRRVWFIAAACLVILSGLLLAVRGLNVGIEFRGGSEFTVSNAATTSAEPAREVLTNVDSEQVARVSVVGGSSVRIQTEELTQQQTDQVRDALAEAYEVEPSAVTSSFIGPSWGADITAKAIQGLVVFLILVAFVMALYFRTWSMAAAALVALLHDLIVTVGLYAGIGFEVTPASVIGLLTILGYSLYDTVVVFDKVRENTANVLEQSRVTYEEASNLAVNQTIVRSINTSVVGILPVGSILFVGAFLLGAGTLRDIALSIFIGMIVSTASSIFLATPLEAALRLRRPAYREHTAKVLALRAASGEETTVSSADVRPEAERVTATVPGVHLGTQSQPRRKR
- the secD gene encoding protein translocase subunit SecD, with the translated sequence MARRSSVARPLYFLLLLLVAVYGTVGFGTINGGDEEGGASFSPSLALDLEGGTQLILTPRADDGQQVTSEDVNQAIAIIRQRVDGSGVAEAEITSQGGSNIVVGIPGEVDDTTVSLITASAQMRMRTVLAVANPGPIDIAALAQAQADAEAAAGATDPALTDPAAPGSPAPTEAPAPESPSEGASDDTSADGAMPAEAAAETATETATETPTEAPSETATEDGTDAPVAPVTPPTQEEIDAAAFSVADADGDGELSNTPATEPTSASDVAWITEQVYYDFYRLDCTLPENRIGASDDALEQPLVACSPDGISKYIVGPAELTGQDLTGAQMGFQTTSTGTATNVPVVQMNFTNAGGDKFRDVTTRLASLVGQPPLNQFAIVLDGLVISAPSVDTPIPNGEAQISGPTGNPFTRAEATALANQLNFGSLPITFEVQSQEQISATLGSEQLQRGLLAGGIGIVLVLGYSFLQYRGLGIVTVASLVVAGALTYGVILLLSWWQGYRLSLPGVAGLILAIGVTADSFIVYFERIRDEVREGRTLQAAVDHGWLRARRTILASDGVNVLAAVILYFIAVGGVRGFAFTLGLTTVIDLVVVILFTHPLMKLLVRTKFFGQGHRFSGLDPVHLGASVAAYAGRGRARTTAERAAIAVQADTRTIAERKADAARAEAAAAAEAEGELDPPLTTQDGAPDTGATVPATGTDTTEENR
- a CDS encoding RelA/SpoT family protein — encoded protein: MSDEGRKDESRHRSSPGGVEPVVPRSRMRSTLVRLGSRGHQTPPAIEPLLRVVRANHPRVDLSLIERAYLVAERAHEGQLRKSGDPYITHPVAVATILAELGLPPTTLAAALLHDTVEDTDYTLATLRKDFGDEIAGMVDGVTKLDKVTFGEAAQAETVRKMVVAMARDIRVLVIKLADRLHNARTWRFVSSGSAEKKARETLEIYAPLAHRLGMNTIKWELEDLSFATLYPKVYDEIVRLVSERAPAREEYLTIVREKVVEDLRAARIRTTVTGRPKHYYSIYQKMIVRGRDFADIYDLVGVRVLVDSVRDCYAALGALHARWNPVPGRFKDYIAMPKFNMYQSLHTTVIGPGGKPVEIQIRSHEMHRRAEYGVAAHWKYKEQPGAAGATASGGGEMPWLRQLVDWQRETADPGEFLDSLRYEMSGNEVYVFTPKGDVMSLPGGSTPVDFAYAVHTEVGHRTVGAKVNGRLVPLESVLDNGDTVEVFTSKSEGAGPSRDWLAFVSSPRARNKIKAWFTRERRDGAIEEGKTAIAKVMRKQNLPLQRLLTHDSLTALASDMRYPDVTSLYAAVGEHHVSAANVVQRLVASLGGEEGTTEDLAEVTRPGAQVARPRSAGGGVVVAGMDDVWTKLAKCCTPVPGDPVVGFVTKGQGVSVHRADCPNVEALMAEPERFVDVSWSPDAQSVFLVQIQVEALDRARLLSDVTRVLSDNHVNILSASVSTSRDRLAVSKFVFEMGDTAHLGHVLNAVREIDGVFDVYRVTGVRPDAAPVPGGRAELNTRS